The proteins below come from a single Plantactinospora sp. KBS50 genomic window:
- a CDS encoding ABC transporter permease subunit: MMWLSWRQFRVPALVGLAALTGFAVYLVVLGIDIHDSYDAYRARCQSLGDCEALMSQFRSEYENTLLFIAAGFGLIPAVVGAFWGAPLVAREIETGTHRLVWNQSVTRRRWLAVKVLVVGTASAAVASVASALLTWAAGPVDLVADHRFSTIMFGARNIAPVAYTVFGFALVTIVGLLLRRTVPAIALTMLAVIVVQFAMPNLVRPHYLPPERLSLDMTTEAINQARGLGSLTGGAVVKGLNVPDAWVTDVSELQTADGQPLPEAVFDDCFYDAPPTGATGTFGDLAVCLGNLDLHVDITYQPHHRYWPFQLIETALYLALSALLIGFGLRRIHRSPS; encoded by the coding sequence ATGATGTGGTTGAGCTGGCGGCAGTTCCGCGTACCGGCGCTGGTCGGGTTGGCCGCCCTGACCGGCTTCGCCGTCTACCTGGTCGTCCTCGGCATAGACATCCACGACTCCTACGACGCCTACCGTGCCCGCTGCCAGAGCCTGGGCGACTGCGAAGCGCTGATGAGCCAGTTCCGCAGCGAGTACGAGAACACCCTGCTGTTCATCGCCGCAGGGTTCGGTCTCATCCCCGCCGTCGTGGGCGCGTTCTGGGGCGCGCCGCTCGTGGCCCGCGAGATCGAGACCGGCACCCATCGGCTGGTGTGGAACCAGAGCGTCACCCGCCGCCGCTGGCTCGCCGTCAAGGTCCTGGTCGTCGGTACGGCAAGCGCGGCCGTGGCCAGTGTGGCCAGCGCCTTGCTCACCTGGGCAGCCGGCCCGGTCGACCTGGTCGCCGACCACCGGTTCAGCACCATCATGTTCGGCGCCCGTAACATCGCACCGGTCGCCTACACCGTGTTCGGCTTCGCGCTCGTGACCATCGTCGGGCTCCTGCTACGCCGTACCGTGCCCGCGATCGCCCTGACCATGCTCGCGGTCATCGTCGTCCAGTTCGCCATGCCGAACCTGGTCCGGCCGCACTACCTGCCGCCGGAACGGCTCTCGCTCGACATGACCACCGAAGCCATCAACCAGGCCCGTGGCCTCGGCAGCCTCACCGGCGGTGCGGTCGTCAAGGGCCTGAACGTCCCCGACGCCTGGGTCACCGACGTGAGCGAGCTGCAGACCGCGGACGGCCAGCCGCTGCCCGAGGCGGTCTTCGACGACTGCTTCTACGACGCACCACCAACCGGGGCAACCGGCACCTTCGGCGACCTCGCGGTGTGCCTGGGCAACCTCGACCTCCACGTCGACATCACCTACCAACCCCACCACCGGTACTGGCCGTTCCAGCTGATCGAGACCGCGCTCTACCTCGCCCTCAGCGCACTCCTGATCGGGTTCGGCCTCCGACGCATCCATCGCAGTCCGAGCTGA
- a CDS encoding ABC transporter ATP-binding protein, protein MPHEDSALALHAEGLTKRYRRRPALTDLNLRIPRGRVVGLVGPNGAGKSTLLQLACGLIQPTAGTLRVLGARPAADASHLARVGFVAQDTPVYASFTVADHLRLGARLNPAWDHALAERRLAEVGLNPTQKAGRLSGGQRAQLALTIAAAKRPELLIFDEPAAALDPLARNRFLQSLTDFVAELGASAVLSSHLLTDVARVCDHLVVLCDARVQLAGDVPDLLATHRRLTAPRRALDQLPREVKVIQLEHTDRHSRAVVRADPVPPLLPGRVEPVPLEELVLSYLTRSASTTRITATVGQVRR, encoded by the coding sequence GACCGATCTCAACCTCCGGATACCGCGAGGCCGGGTGGTCGGTCTGGTCGGCCCGAACGGCGCCGGCAAGTCGACGCTGCTGCAACTCGCCTGCGGACTGATCCAACCGACCGCCGGCACCCTGCGGGTGCTGGGGGCACGGCCGGCTGCCGACGCGTCCCACCTGGCGAGGGTGGGCTTCGTCGCCCAGGACACACCCGTGTACGCCTCGTTCACCGTGGCCGACCACCTGCGCCTGGGTGCCCGGCTGAACCCAGCGTGGGACCACGCCCTGGCCGAGCGGCGGCTGGCCGAGGTCGGACTCAACCCGACCCAGAAGGCAGGCCGCCTCTCCGGCGGGCAGCGTGCCCAGCTCGCGTTGACGATCGCCGCCGCGAAACGCCCCGAGCTGCTTATCTTCGACGAGCCCGCCGCCGCGCTGGACCCGTTGGCCCGCAACCGGTTCCTCCAGAGCCTGACGGACTTCGTGGCCGAGTTGGGCGCCAGCGCCGTCCTCTCCTCACACCTGCTCACCGACGTCGCACGGGTCTGCGACCACCTAGTCGTACTGTGCGACGCCCGGGTACAGCTCGCCGGAGACGTACCGGACCTGCTCGCCACCCACCGCCGGCTCACCGCTCCCCGGCGCGCGCTCGACCAGCTTCCCCGCGAGGTGAAGGTCATCCAGCTAGAACACACCGACCGGCACAGCCGCGCCGTGGTACGAGCCGACCCGGTGCCGCCGCTGCTGCCGGGCAGGGTCGAGCCCGTCCCGCTGGAGGAACTCGTCCTCAGCTACCTCACCCGCAGCGCATCCACCACCCGCATCACCGCTACGGTCGGGCAGGTGCGGCGATGA